The Choristoneura fumiferana chromosome Z, NRCan_CFum_1, whole genome shotgun sequence DNA window TTCCGGAGAAGACGACGGGGCTTCGCGCGCCGACGGCGCGCCCACTTCCCCAAACTCGCGCGCTTTTACAAGAAACGAGACCGCAAAGGAATCTAATACGATTGCAATTACCGAAGAGCAACTATCGAGTTTACTGTCGAGCGTAATGCGCAACGCGATGCAACACGCTGCCGCCATCAACCCAGTTCCCGCGCCCACATTCAGCCGCGAAGCGACGCCTCCGGCGCCCTCGCCATCCATCGCTGTTGCTACGGGGAACATGGCTAAATGTACAGCGCGTTTCGACGGCCGCGGCAGCGCCAATGCAGACAGGATCGAATCCTTCATCGACGCAGTTGAAATGTTCGTCGAATGCATGAACATCAGTGAAGAGCATGCCCTGAGGGGGCTCACGATGCTGTTCACCGACGACGCCGCTACGTGGTGGCGCGGCGTAAAAAGCAACGTGAAGACGTGGGCGGAGGCTACGACCCGCATGCGAGCGATGTACGGAGCCCCGCGCCCAGCATACAAACTACTCCGGGACATCTTCGCTTCAGAACAAAACGACGAGCGCGCGGAAACCTTCATATCCCGCATACGCGCCACATTCGCAAAGTTCCCTTACGAAATAGACATTAGATTGCAATTAGATATAGTGTATGGATTGTTGAATCGTAAAGTGCGTAAAAGTGTGCCGCGCGAATCTGTAAACGACGTCGAATCGTTATTAATGAAAGCGAGAGATGCCGAGGAAGCGAGGATCGAGGTAGGATCTGCTAGTGTTAAAATTCCTAGTAACAGTGATAACAGCCAAATTAAAATTCCCGCGCAACCGCCGCGCGGCGCATCTGTCAAACCGCACGACCGCGACGTTGCCGCTGTTATCGCTGCCAGTCCTTCGCCGATCAACGCCCCTCCTAGCGCGAGCGagcttaaatttaaaacttcTCGTCCGCGTTGTAGTTATTGTAAAAGTTTCGGTCATACTGTAACCGAGTGTCGGAAAATTCAGGCTAAAGAAACGAGTAAAACGGTTAATGGTGACAGTAGCGATACTAGGTCCGCTATTAAATGTTACGGTTGTAATCGACCAGGGGTAGTGAGATCGAGGTGTGATACTTGCAATACTAATAGGCCTACTACGTCGTCAACAGCTGATTTTCAGTCATTGAACACTTTAGAAAGCATCGACAGCTCACGCCCGCTAGTGGACGTCACTATCGCGGGGCGCAAGGGCGTCGCTATTTTGGACACTGGTGCTTCGCAGAGCGTGGCCAGTCCGGCTCTTCACAAGCTTCTGGTGAATTCTGGTGTCGAGTTCACGCCGACGCGGAGGACAGTAGGTTTGGCTGATGGATCTAACAAG harbors:
- the LOC141438183 gene encoding uncharacterized protein — translated: MDTYPPNSTAMKTRKQCREAGQHQREGEDAEDFHSGEDDGASRADGAPTSPNSRAFTRNETAKESNTIAITEEQLSSLLSSVMRNAMQHAAAINPVPAPTFSREATPPAPSPSIAVATGNMAKCTARFDGRGSANADRIESFIDAVEMFVECMNISEEHALRGLTMLFTDDAATWWRGVKSNVKTWAEATTRMRAMYGAPRPAYKLLRDIFASEQNDERAETFISRIRATFAKFPYEIDIRLQLDIVYGLLNRKVRKSVPRESVNDVESLLMKARDAEEARIEVGSASVKIPSNSDNSQIKIPAQPPRGASVKPHDRDVAAVIAASPSPINAPPSASELKFKTSRPRCSYCKSFGHTVTECRKIQAKETSKTVNGDSSDTRSAIKCYGCNRPGVVRSRCDTCNTNRPTTSSTADFQSLNTLESIDSSRPLVDVTIAGRKGVAILDTGASQSVASPALHKLLVNSGVEFTPTRRTVGLADGSNK